A stretch of DNA from Myxococcales bacterium:
CCATGAAGCGATCCGTCAGCCGCTTGCGCGCCAGCAATTCGACCCCGTGGATCTTGCCCTGGCCGTCGTTGGTGTAAACGGGCTCGTCGTCGCGGCCCGACACGACCATGCCGTACAGGCGCTTGTAATAGCCCTGCAGGTCGACCGTCCAGCCTTCGCCGAAATCGTATTCGGCGCCGCCCGCGTAAAGCTCGGCGGTTTCCGTATCGAGATTCTCGTTGCCGTAACCCTTCAGGTACTCGTCCAGCGACGGCCACTGGTGATAAAGCCCGGTCGCCGCTTTCAGGGTCAGGCCTCTCCAGGGGAAGACCTTGGCCGAGAGGCGCGGATCGTAGGAGGTTTTACCGAGATAAGCTTGATAATTGACGCGGGCGCCGGGAACGATATTCAACCAAGAAGCGGGATTCATCACGTCTTCCACGTAGAACGACGGCTGAAAAACGTCGCCGGTCACGTCGATGTGATAAGTCTCCTCCGAGGCGTCATCGAAACCCGGTTCCCCCTCCCGGGGCGCGTGGGGTACGTTCGCTTCGATGCTGCCGAAACCGTAATCGCCGTCGATGCCGAGGCGTAATTCGTTCCATTTGGCCAAGCGGACGGAAAAATCATCGCGGAATTGAATATCGCTGGTTTTTCCTTTCAGCGTGAAATTGTCGCCGAATTCGTATTCCTCGTCCGAGTAGAGGTAGTTTACGTGCAAGCTGTTGCTCACCCGCTCGTTAGGCGTCCAGGTCCAGGCCAAGCCCGGCTGGTGCCAGGAGACTCGGATGTTGAAGGTGTCGGAACTGAACGGATCCTTGCGCTCGTCACTTTCGTCGATGATCGACATCCCGTCATCCGAACCGAAGGCGAATAGTTGCAGCAGGTGGTCGTTGCCCAGATGATAATTGACGATCGCCTGGTAATCGTAAAACCGCGGCGCCAAGGTGAATTGCGCCTGATCCTTGGGAATCACCACGGGAAGGATGAAATCGATGAAGCTGCGCCGGACGCCGACCGCGCCGGAGGCGTTCTTGCCCAGCGGCCCCTCGAAAATCATGAAGGTGGCGTACGTGTTCAGATCGACCAGCCCGCCCAGGCGATCGGTCCGCGGTTCCCGGTTGGTCAGTTCCACGATGCCGCCCAGGGCGTTGCCGTATTTCACGCTGTAAGCGCCGGGATAGTAAACGATATCCTGCAGCAGTTCGGCGTTGACGATGGAGTTCATGCCGCCGAAGTGGAACAGTTGCGGAATTTCCAGCCCGTTGAGTTTGTAACCGCTGTCCTCGGGGCCGGTACCGCGAATCACGAGGCCGTCGTTGCCGAAACCCATGACACTGGTAGCCGCGACGCCCGGCAGGCTTTCGAGCACGCGAATGGGATCGTTGTTGGCGCCCGGGACGCCGGTCAGTTCTTCTTTTTTCAATTCCTGCCGCGAAACGACCTCGGGTTCGCGCTTTCCGATGACGGTCACCTCATCCGCCTCGTAACCCGGCAGCGATTGCAGGTAACAGTTCTTGCGGGTCGGTTTACCCGCGCGCACGGTCACGGTCGCCTCGAACGGTTCGCTCAGGTCGTCGGTGACGGTCAGCACGTAATCACCGGGCGACAGGTTTTCGAAGGTGAACGCTCCTTGGTCATCGGTCACGGTTCCCCACGTGCGGTTCTCGTCGTTCCAATCTTTTAATTGAACGGCGAGTTGCGGTTTGGGCAGGCGGGTTCCCTTGACCATGATGATCCCGGTCAGGGATCCCAGGGCCGGCTCCTCAGCGGCTGCCGCGCCGGCGAGGAACGGAATGAGCAAGCCGAGCAGCGCCAGGCCGAGGCCGATTCGCACGGTGTTGTTGGTCATCGTTGCACTCCGAATATCGCGGCGGTTGCCGTTGCGCCGCGCCATGGATCCCGACTATCGCCGCAATGAACCATTCCATTCAACACCCGAGGTGTATCCTTTTGTCACCCCAGCCGACTGAATGGTTAATTATTTTTTCTTGATCAGCGATGCATACGCGTTGTGATTGTGGATCGACTCGAAGTTTTCCACTTCCACGCTGTACCAGGTGATGTTGCGATGGGCGTCGAGGCGCTGGGCGACGTTGCGCACCACGTCCTCGACGAAAACCGGGTTGGCGTAGGCCAGCTCGGTCACGTATTTCTCGTCTTCGCGCTTGAGCATCGAATAAACGGCGCTGGACGACGATTCTTCGGCCAAGGCGATGATTTCCTCGATCCAGACCATGCGCTCGAAGCGGAAGCCGATGGTGATGATGCCGCGCTGGTTGTGCGCGCCGGAATCGGAGATTTCCTTCGAGCAGGGGCAAAGGGTGGAGACCGGCACCCGCACGAAGATCTGCACGTCGTAGTCGCCGTTGGTGATCGAACCGACGAACCGGCAGCCGTATTCCATCAACCCGCGCGCCCGCGAAACCGGCGCTTCCTTTTCGACGAAATAGGGGAACTCGACCTCCAGATGGGCCGACTCGGCGTGCAGCCGCTGCCGGATGCCTTGCAGGATATCGCGCAGCCCGTCCACCGAGATTTCGCCGCCGCACTCGTTGAGCGCCTCGACGAAACGGCTCATGTGCGTGCCTTTGAATTCCTGCGGCAGATTCACGTACATGTTGAACGTGCCGACGGTGTGCTGTTCGCCCTTGGCGCGGTCGAGCAGCCGGATCGGATAGCGCAGGTCTTTCACCCCGACCTTGTCGATCGGAATGTTGCGTTCGTCGCGCCGGCTGGCGACATCGACGAGATCGGGTTTGGTCACGAGCGGCTTACCTCTGGTTCAACCGCCGCCGCGCGGCGGTCAGCGTGTTTTTCATCAGCATGGTGATGGTCATCGGGCCGACGCCGCCGGGCACGGGGGTGATGACGCCGGCGACCTCGCGCGCTGCCTCGAAGTCGACGTCGCCGATCAGCCTGGCCTTGCCCGAAGGCGTGGTGCCGATGCGGTTCACGCCCACGTCGATGACCGTCGCGCCGGGGCGGATCATGTCGGCGGTGATCGCCTTGGGCCGGCCCGCGGCCACGATCAGGATATCGGCCCGGCGGGTGTGCGCCGCCAGGTCGCGCGTTTTGGTGTGGCAGATCGTCACCGTGGCGTTGGCGTGAACGCCTTTTTGCACCAGCAGCATCGCGATCGGTTTGCCGACGATGTTCGACCGGCCGACGACGACCACTTCCGCGCCCTCGATCGGCGTGCCGGCGCGGACGATCATTTCGCGGATGCCGGCTGGCGTGCAGGGCGGATAGATGATGTTGCCGATCAACAGGCGGCCGACGTTCACCGGGTGGAAGCCGTCGACGTCCTTGTCCGGGTCGATGGCCAGCAGCACCTTGTGCTCGTCGATATGCCTGGGCAGCGGCACCTGGACCAGCACGCCGTCGACACTTTCGTCGGCGTTGAGCGCGCGGACCAGGTTCAGCAATTCGGCCTCGGTGACGGCGGCGGGCAGGTGGTGATGAACCGACTGATAGCCGAGTTCCTCGCAGGCCCGGATTTTGCCGGTGACGTAGGACACCGAACCCGGATCGTCGCCCACCAGAACCGTCGCCAGGCACGGCGCGATGCCGTGCTCGACCTTCAAGCGGGCGGTCTCTTCCTTCAATTCCGACCGAATGGCCGCCGAAATTTCCTTACCGCTGATGATCCGCGCGGTCATGACCACCTCCGACCGGACGCCGTCGCCGCCGCAATGCCGGCATCCCGAGTAAATGGGGGTGTCTTATACCACGAAACGCCCGGGCGGCAAAGCGAGCGCCCCTTGTTTTGCCACGCGGGCCTGTCTAATCTGACGAAAAACAAACGGTTTGCTCACAAACCGTGAAGAAAGGATCTGCGGCAGATGCAACGTTTTGAAATGTCGGCGATTTTTCTTCTCCTGCTCGCGGCCGTTTCGCTGCTGGGCGTCCAGATTCAGAATATCGGCCACCGCGGTTCGGGGACCAATCAGGCCGACAACCCCTTGCCGGAAAATACGATTCCGAGTTTCTTGCAAGCGGTGGCGGACGGCGCGGACATGATCGAACTGGATGTCCTGCTGACCGCCGACGACGAACTGGTGGTGATTCACGACGCCACGCTGGACCGCACCACCGATTGCACCGGGCGGGTGGTCGAGAAGAATCTTTCGGAAATCGTCGTCTGCGACGCGGCGGAAGGCACATCGCTGGAAGGAACGGGCGTGACCCTCCCGACGCTCGCCGAGGTCTTCGCGGCCGTCGCCCTCCCGGTGAACGTGGAAATCAAATCCGACGACGTCGGCGGGGCGTACACGGCCGAACACATCGCCGCGCGGGTGCATGAGGTCGTCGAGGCGGCCGGGGCGACGAATCGCGTGTTGATTTCAAGTTTTTCGCTGGCGGTTTGCGAGGCGGCGAAGGCCGCCGGCGATCTGCCGGTCGCCTTCCTGACCAGCGAACTGAACCTGCAGGCCCAGATCGACGCTGCCGTGACGGCCGGGCTCGACGGCATCCACCCCCAGGCCACGCTCACCTTCAAAACGCACGTCGATTACGCGCACGAGCAGGGCTTGTTCATCAACGTCTGGACGGTCGACGGCGCGCTGGCGATGCAGGCCAATATGGCCAAGGGTCCGGACGGCATCATCACCAACGACGTGGACATCCTCGCGGGTTTGCTGGAAACCGACGACGACACCGCCGACGACGACACTACCGCCGACGACGATGATGACGACAATGACGATAACGATGATAATGATGACAATGACGATAATGATGATAATGACGACAACGACGATAACGACACCGCCACTGTTGATGATGACGACGATGACGATGATGACAACGATTCCGGCTGCGGGTGCTGAAAAAAGACCGGCCGCCGCATCTTGCCAAAACGCCGACGTGGGTTAACTTTCTAGAGTGAATCCGGTATATTGTTTTCGTGGGCTTGTCCGGTTGCAACCGAAAACCAACTTAATATTCATTGGTTAGGTGGAGGAGTGTCGATATGTCTCCCAAAAAGAAACAAGCTGAGACGAAGGCGGCGGGACTAGGCGGAAACGGCGAATACGAACGCATTCAACGCGACGTGCTGGTCGTCGGGGTCGGCACCATCGGCGAGCCGCTGACGCGCCTGCTGCTGGCGCACCGCGAGCAACTGGGCATCGGCAACGTGTATTTCGCCAAGTTCAACCCCACCGACCTAGGCACGGTCAAACTCCTCAAAGAAGCCGGCGGCAAGTTCGTGATCTGGAAAGATACCGAAATGCACTTCGAGCACATTTTCGCGCAGGCGGGCCTGACGATCGACGGCACGATCGAGGACGCGTTGAAGCGCGTGGCCGTCGTGGCCGATTGCACCAACCGCGGCAACCGCCTGAAGGAAGAGCATTACTCGCGCACCAATTACCCGATCGGTTTTCTCGCGCAGGGCAGCGAGGAGGGCTTTGGCCATCCCTTCGCCTTCGGCGTGAACGACGCCACGCTCGTCCCGGGCAAGGACAAATACCTGCAAGTCGTGTCCTGCAACACGCACAATATCCTGGCGGTGTTGCGGTTGGCGCGCACGGTCGGCGAGGAAATCCTCGACAGCGATTTCGTGCTGATGCGCCGGATGAACGACATCAGCCAATCGGGCTCGGCGATCGCGTCGCCTTCCGTCGATAAGGTGAAAAACGACAAGTACCCGGGCTATGGCAGCCACCAGGCTTTCGACGCGGCGCGGGTGATGCGAACCATGGAAGTCGAGCTGCAAGGCCGGATCCATTCGACGGCGCTGAAGCTCAACAACCAGCTCATGCACCTCAACCGGTTTCGGGTGAAGGTGAAGAAGCACGTCAAATTGTCCGACGTGGTCGACGCGATCAGGGCCGATCAACTGTTGTCGCTCAGCTATTTGCGCGACATGAACCTGGTGTTTTCCAAGGGCCGCGACCACGGGTTCCACGGCCGGATCTTCAACCAGGCGGTGCTCATCGCCGATTCGCTCGAGGTGTCGCCGGACGGCCACGAAATCTACGGCGCCTGCTTCACCCCGCAGGACGGCAACAGCCTGCTGACCAGCGTCGCCGCCGTCTCCTGGTTCTTCAACCCGAAAAACTACAAGGAAAAGATGAAAGCGCTGGCGGGCTATCTCGAACGATTCCACGTGATTTACGCCTAGGCGAGAATCAACAACGGCGAGGCGGGCGCGAGTTCGCCTCGCTATTTTTTTACGTTGCTCAACCGGAGGTATTCGGCGAAGACTTCTTCGTCGCTCCGACCCGCGGCGCGCAGGGCGTCGAGCTGCTCCTGGATTTCCGGCGCGATCGCCGGCTCGGCCGCCCGCCGTTTTCGTTCGGCCGCCATTTTTTTCAGTTGCACGAGCGGATCCCGCGCGTTCCAGCGTTCGACCCAGTCGATCTCGGGTTGCCGGTACCGCGGGCTTTTGGCGCGCAGTTGCGCCTGCAACTCGGCGATCTTGCCGGGCATGTCGCTGAAATGGATGTGTAAGGGCTTTTTCCGATCCGCCAGATGGATGTGCAAGGCGGGCGCCTTGGATTTCGAATAAACGACGCCGAAGCGGCGGAAACGAGGCCCGGTGTCGATCGCTTTGATGGACAAGGATTCGATTTGGTCCCAAGGGATCAATTCGGATTGCAGCCCATCGTGATTGAGCAGGCCGTTCTCACGGACCTCCGCGCCCTTCCAGTAGCGAAAGGTGCGATAGAGGCCGAAACCGGCCAGCAGCAGAAAGAACAGCACGCCGGATAAAAGAACGGCCGCGACCCCCAGCAGGATGAAATCCGCGGCGTCGTTCAAGGAAAATTCGAATCCAAGCCAGATGGCGCAAATCGCCAGGCAGGCCAGATAGATCACGAGTTTTTTCATGCCGCAGCGCCCCTATTTGCCGTCGAGCACTTCCCGCACTTTGCGCACCAGGCTGTCGATGGCAAAGGGCTTTTGCAGGAAGTTGGTGCCTTCATCGAGCACGCCGTGATGGGCGATGGCGTTTTCGGTGTAGCCCGACATATAGAGTACGCGCAGACCCGGCCGCAAGGAAAGGATTTTTTCGTACAACTGCCGGCCGTTCATGTTCGGCATCACCACGTCGGTCAGCAGCAGGTCGAAGCGAACGGCGGGATCCTCGGCCAGCAAATAGGCCCGGCCGCCGTGGTCGACCGCGATCACCTTGTACCCCTGCCGCTCCAGCACCTTCTGGGCGAGGTTGCGCACCATGTCCTCGTCCTCGACCAGCAGGATGGTTTCCGTTCCGGTCGGTAAAGCGGCCTGGATTCCCTTGGCGACGGATTCGACCTTGCCGGTAACCCGCGGCAGGTAGATTTTGAACACGGTGCCGACGCCGATTTCCGAATAGACGTTGATGAAACCGCTGTTTTGCCGGACGATGCCGTAGATCATCGACAGGCCGAGGCCGGTGCCCTTGCCTTTTTCCTTGGTGGTGAAAAACGGCTCGAACAGGTGCGCCTGGATTTCCGGCGACATGCCGCACCCGTCATCGCTGACGGCCAGTTGGATATACGCGCCCGGTTTGACGTCCAGATGACCGCGGGCGTATTCCTCGTCGATCTCGGCGTTGGCGGTTTCGATCGTCAGCTTGCCGCCGTCGGGCATGGCGTCGCGCGCGTTGACGGCCAGATTGATGATGACCTGTTCGATTTGGTGCGGATCGACTTTCACCGAGCCCAGGTCTTTCGCCGGCCGGAAAACGAGCTCGATATCCTCGCCGATGAGCCGTTTGAGCATCTTGGTCGCGCCGGCCAGCAATTCGTTGAGGTCGATCACCCGAGGGTCGATGACCTGCTTGCGGCTGAAGGCCAGCAACTGGGCGGTCAGCGAAGCCGCTCGCTGGGCCGCCTTCTGGATTTCCGACAGATCGGCGTGCATCGGATCGCCCTGGCGCAAATCGCCCATTAGGATTTCGGTGTAACCGGAGATGCTCGTCAGCAGGTTGTTGAAGTCGTGCGCCACGCCGCCGGCTAGCCGCCCCACGGCTTCCATCTTCATTGCCTGGCGCAACTGATTTTCCAGCTTGTCCTTTTCCTGTTCGGCCTGCCGGCGATCTCTGACCGCGAAAGCCAGCGAAACCAATGAGGCCATGTTGATTGCGAATTGTTCTTCGTCCTGTGCCCATTGACGCGGCTGATCGACCGCTTCGAAACTCAACAACCCGCCCATCCGCCCCTGCAGCCAGATCGGCGCATCCAGAAGCGAGCAGATGCGGTTGTCCCGGTGGTAGGATTCCGGAACCTCGCGCGTCCGCGGGTCCGTGTAAACATCCGTGGCGGCAATGACCTGGCCAAGCTGATGCGCCTGCGTATAAGAAGGAAAATCACGACAATCGTAGGCTTGGCCCTGGGAGTGTCGCCGGGGGCTGCGCTCAAAAAGGTCGACACACTCGAGGCGCTGATAGTCCTCTGAATACAACCACACGCTGACCCGCTCGGTGGCCATGATTTCCGCGCAGGCCTCGGTCAACTCCTGCAGCGATTTATCGAGATTGCCTTGAAAAAGCGAACCCTCTTGCATGAGCGAAAGCACGAGCGTCGTCTGGCGCAGGAGCATTTGCTCGCGCCGGACCATTTCCGCGGCGGCGCGTTTTTCCTCGGTGATGTCGCGCATGATCGCCGAGAAGAACTCGATCGATCCGTCGAAGGCCGGGTGGGATAGAATGACTTGCGAAACGGGAATTTCCCGCCCGTCGTGATGTTGAATCGCCGATTCGC
This window harbors:
- a CDS encoding TonB-dependent receptor, giving the protein MTNNTVRIGLGLALLGLLIPFLAGAAAAEEPALGSLTGIIMVKGTRLPKPQLAVQLKDWNDENRTWGTVTDDQGAFTFENLSPGDYVLTVTDDLSEPFEATVTVRAGKPTRKNCYLQSLPGYEADEVTVIGKREPEVVSRQELKKEELTGVPGANNDPIRVLESLPGVAATSVMGFGNDGLVIRGTGPEDSGYKLNGLEIPQLFHFGGMNSIVNAELLQDIVYYPGAYSVKYGNALGGIVELTNREPRTDRLGGLVDLNTYATFMIFEGPLGKNASGAVGVRRSFIDFILPVVIPKDQAQFTLAPRFYDYQAIVNYHLGNDHLLQLFAFGSDDGMSIIDESDERKDPFSSDTFNIRVSWHQPGLAWTWTPNERVSNSLHVNYLYSDEEYEFGDNFTLKGKTSDIQFRDDFSVRLAKWNELRLGIDGDYGFGSIEANVPHAPREGEPGFDDASEETYHIDVTGDVFQPSFYVEDVMNPASWLNIVPGARVNYQAYLGKTSYDPRLSAKVFPWRGLTLKAATGLYHQWPSLDEYLKGYGNENLDTETAELYAGGAEYDFGEGWTVDLQGYYKRLYGMVVSGRDDEPVYTNDGQGKIHGVELLARKRLTDRFMGWVSYTYTVSRRKDNADADWRYFDQDQTHNFVVLASYILGAQKDWRLGAKFQFTSGLPYTDIRSALYNADTDSYIPVYDEQINGEREKPYHKLDIRIDKIWTFNSWQLTTYLDVQNVYWNKYPVGYEYNYDYTEKKAISFPAFMPTVGLQGRF
- a CDS encoding GTP cyclohydrolase I FolE2 encodes the protein MTKPDLVDVASRRDERNIPIDKVGVKDLRYPIRLLDRAKGEQHTVGTFNMYVNLPQEFKGTHMSRFVEALNECGGEISVDGLRDILQGIRQRLHAESAHLEVEFPYFVEKEAPVSRARGLMEYGCRFVGSITNGDYDVQIFVRVPVSTLCPCSKEISDSGAHNQRGIITIGFRFERMVWIEEIIALAEESSSSAVYSMLKREDEKYVTELAYANPVFVEDVVRNVAQRLDAHRNITWYSVEVENFESIHNHNAYASLIKKK
- the folD gene encoding bifunctional methylenetetrahydrofolate dehydrogenase/methenyltetrahydrofolate cyclohydrolase FolD gives rise to the protein MTARIISGKEISAAIRSELKEETARLKVEHGIAPCLATVLVGDDPGSVSYVTGKIRACEELGYQSVHHHLPAAVTEAELLNLVRALNADESVDGVLVQVPLPRHIDEHKVLLAIDPDKDVDGFHPVNVGRLLIGNIIYPPCTPAGIREMIVRAGTPIEGAEVVVVGRSNIVGKPIAMLLVQKGVHANATVTICHTKTRDLAAHTRRADILIVAAGRPKAITADMIRPGATVIDVGVNRIGTTPSGKARLIGDVDFEAAREVAGVITPVPGGVGPMTITMLMKNTLTAARRRLNQR